The following coding sequences lie in one Desulfuribacillus stibiiarsenatis genomic window:
- the pgeF gene encoding peptidoglycan editing factor PgeF gives MDFSLTKKEGIDILELSDAIDTGTINLIFTCKSGGISVSPFNSLNMGNHVGDKEVHVMENRRKILEMYGYHIEDAISSQQIHGDYITVVNVKDKGRGMKKIPPIPNSDGLITTNQDIVLMSFYADCVPLYLWDCKTGVVGLAHAGWKGTCLDIAGKMVENFLNRFHSNIKDIKAAIGPSICKSCYEVDDTVIQEFRKTFQENELHQICTDNVNGRFHLDLWKANEILLQRCGILPGHIIVSRYCTYCNPHLFYSYRRDQGKTGRMASLIFKTNRKR, from the coding sequence ATGGATTTTTCTTTAACGAAAAAAGAAGGTATTGATATTTTAGAGCTTTCCGATGCGATTGACACAGGTACTATAAATCTGATATTTACTTGTAAATCTGGTGGTATTAGTGTATCGCCATTTAATTCATTGAATATGGGGAATCATGTAGGTGATAAAGAAGTACATGTAATGGAAAATCGTAGAAAAATATTAGAAATGTACGGCTATCATATTGAGGATGCTATATCATCGCAACAAATCCACGGTGATTATATAACAGTTGTGAACGTGAAAGATAAAGGGCGGGGGATGAAGAAAATCCCTCCAATTCCCAATAGTGATGGTTTAATTACTACGAATCAAGATATTGTTCTTATGTCCTTCTATGCAGACTGTGTACCGCTCTACTTATGGGATTGTAAGACAGGGGTCGTCGGACTTGCTCATGCAGGTTGGAAAGGGACTTGTCTTGACATTGCGGGCAAAATGGTAGAGAATTTTCTTAACCGCTTTCATTCCAATATCAAAGATATCAAGGCGGCGATTGGGCCTTCAATATGTAAATCATGCTATGAAGTTGATGATACGGTCATACAAGAGTTTCGAAAAACTTTTCAAGAGAATGAATTGCATCAAATATGTACAGATAATGTTAATGGACGTTTTCATTTAGATTTATGGAAAGCCAATGAAATTCTATTACAAAGGTGTGGAATACTCCCTGGTCACATTATCGTGAGCCGCTATTGCACGTATTGTAATCCTCATCTATTTTATTCTTATCGTAGGGATCAGGGAAAGACAGGTAGAATGGCATCGTTAATTTTTAAAACCAATAGAAAAAGGTGA
- a CDS encoding YggS family pyridoxal phosphate-dependent enzyme yields MNDNPVIRNLSRIEERVKVAASKVGRDPGDITIVAVTKYTDDTGVLHCVEAGLVNIGENKVQQALPKIEKLTYIKDKILWHFIGHLQSNKVKYILPHIACIHSLDRISLAEEVNVQAKKLAQVIPCFLQVNISGEETKYGVAREDVIDFANSLTAYENIKIIGLMTMAPFYDDPELTRPHFKALRLLRDELSLMNLSNFQIDHLSMGMSNDFHIAIEEGATYIRLGSILLEEENISE; encoded by the coding sequence ATGAACGACAATCCAGTGATTCGCAATCTTTCTCGTATTGAAGAGCGAGTAAAGGTAGCAGCGAGTAAGGTAGGAAGGGACCCAGGAGATATTACGATTGTGGCTGTTACTAAGTATACCGATGATACTGGCGTATTGCATTGTGTAGAAGCCGGCTTAGTGAATATTGGTGAGAATAAAGTACAACAAGCTTTGCCTAAAATTGAAAAGCTTACTTACATCAAGGATAAGATTTTATGGCATTTCATCGGCCATCTCCAAAGCAATAAGGTGAAGTATATATTGCCTCATATCGCATGTATTCACTCTCTAGATCGAATATCTCTAGCAGAAGAAGTAAATGTTCAGGCGAAGAAATTAGCTCAAGTAATACCTTGCTTTTTGCAAGTGAATATTTCTGGTGAGGAGACGAAATATGGCGTGGCACGTGAAGATGTAATTGATTTTGCAAATTCACTAACTGCATATGAAAATATAAAGATCATTGGATTGATGACAATGGCTCCCTTTTATGACGATCCAGAACTTACAAGGCCCCATTTCAAAGCGTTACGACTATTACGAGATGAGTTATCATTAATGAATTTATCGAATTTCCAAATAGATCATTTGTCTATGGGGATGTCTAATGACTTCCATATTGCTATTGAAGAAGGAGCTACATATATTCGATTAGGGAGTATATTATTAGAAGAGGAGAATATTAGTGAGTGA
- a CDS encoding YlmC/YmxH family sporulation protein, which produces MVKLSDFQSKDVINIVDGRRIGIISDFELDLHEGYIKAIIVPAGNRMFGFFNDRQDIVIPWKRIRKIGTDVILVEISDLSSTLDEKTTIKIDQDKSRPYYRK; this is translated from the coding sequence ATGGTTAAGTTATCAGATTTTCAATCAAAAGATGTCATTAACATTGTTGACGGTAGAAGAATAGGAATTATCAGTGATTTTGAACTCGACCTTCATGAAGGTTATATAAAAGCAATCATAGTTCCTGCTGGTAATCGAATGTTTGGATTCTTTAATGACCGTCAAGATATCGTGATTCCTTGGAAAAGGATAAGAAAAATTGGGACAGATGTAATATTGGTAGAAATTAGCGATCTTTCGTCTACTCTTGATGAAAAAACAACTATAAAAATTGACCAAGATAAGTCGAGGCCCTATTACCGGAAATAG
- the spoIIGA gene encoding sigma-E processing peptidase SpoIIGA yields the protein MESVYLDILFLVNFIIDLSLLCMTAYYRNIKNQWLRMVSAAVIGACYGSAWVLYQSPYLFSFAAKIIFSFLLIRIAFSWRNWQTFLQLIVSFYLINFIAAGAIFAVQYMLLSQQKILSQWIRIGNQNVWVLETTVSAIVFGLPLAYLGFRSFWKNVKKQLKSKSWIYTCTIYYKGKVNTFNGLLDTGNQLADPISSRPVSIVEYQKVENMIPSFVNTLYADGSLNIADLPRIFQKISSFDNFTLIPYRGMGSENKYLLAFKPDCFQVTTKEGVVDFQEGYIGITTQVLSVIGDYSAIIHPDFLEGEIRKREETTYENANLENQVLRQT from the coding sequence ATGGAATCAGTATATCTAGATATTCTGTTCTTAGTTAATTTCATTATTGATCTTAGTTTGTTGTGCATGACCGCCTATTATCGTAACATCAAGAACCAATGGTTAAGGATGGTTTCTGCTGCGGTTATAGGAGCTTGCTATGGTTCAGCGTGGGTTTTGTATCAATCACCATACTTATTTAGTTTTGCTGCTAAGATTATATTTTCTTTCTTACTGATACGAATCGCATTCTCTTGGAGAAATTGGCAAACATTTTTACAGCTAATTGTTTCTTTTTATCTCATAAACTTCATTGCAGCTGGTGCAATCTTTGCTGTTCAATATATGCTTCTTTCACAGCAGAAGATTTTAAGCCAGTGGATTCGCATTGGAAATCAAAACGTATGGGTTTTGGAAACGACCGTGTCAGCAATTGTATTTGGACTACCACTTGCATATTTAGGCTTTCGAAGCTTTTGGAAGAATGTTAAAAAGCAATTGAAGAGCAAGTCATGGATTTACACATGTACTATTTATTATAAGGGAAAAGTTAATACCTTTAACGGTTTATTGGATACTGGTAATCAATTAGCAGATCCAATAAGTTCAAGACCGGTATCCATTGTTGAGTACCAAAAGGTAGAAAACATGATTCCATCATTTGTCAATACATTGTATGCTGATGGAAGTTTAAATATTGCTGATTTACCTCGTATATTTCAAAAAATCTCAAGTTTTGATAATTTTACACTTATTCCTTATCGAGGAATGGGTAGTGAAAATAAATACTTATTAGCCTTCAAACCAGATTGCTTTCAAGTGACAACGAAGGAGGGTGTAGTGGATTTTCAGGAAGGTTATATAGGAATTACTACGCAGGTTTTATCTGTTATAGGTGATTATTCTGCAATTATTCATCCTGATTTTTTAGAAGGAGAGATACGAAAAAGGGAGGAAACAACATATGAAAATGCTAATCTCGAAAATCAAGTACTTCGTCAGACTTAA
- the sigG gene encoding RNA polymerase sporulation sigma factor SigG, giving the protein MKRNKVEICGVDTSKLPVLKNDEMKRLFIRLQSGETSARETLISGNLRLVLSVIQRFNNRGEFVDDLFQVGCIGLIKAIDNFDLSQNVKFSTYAVPMIIGEIRRYLRDNNPIRVSRSLRDIAYQALQVRDSLTYKNSREPSVYEISEVLNIPKEDVVFALDAIQDPVSIFEPIYHDGGDPIFVLDQIKDDREQDNFWTEEIALNEALHRLEGREKKILSMRFYEGKTQMEVAEEIGISQAQVSRLEKAAIKQVQKHVKV; this is encoded by the coding sequence TTGAAACGCAACAAAGTAGAAATCTGTGGAGTAGATACTTCAAAACTTCCTGTATTGAAAAATGATGAAATGAAGCGATTGTTTATACGCTTGCAAAGCGGAGAAACGTCTGCGAGGGAAACGTTGATAAGTGGTAACCTTAGACTTGTATTGTCGGTAATACAAAGGTTCAATAACCGTGGTGAATTTGTTGATGATTTGTTTCAAGTAGGGTGTATAGGCTTGATTAAAGCTATCGATAATTTTGATTTAAGCCAGAATGTGAAGTTTTCAACCTATGCTGTTCCAATGATTATTGGAGAAATTCGTCGATATTTGCGGGATAACAATCCGATACGAGTCAGTCGATCTTTAAGGGATATTGCATATCAAGCATTACAGGTGAGAGATAGTTTAACGTATAAGAATTCCCGAGAGCCTTCTGTGTATGAAATATCTGAAGTACTCAATATCCCTAAAGAAGATGTTGTATTTGCTTTAGATGCAATACAAGATCCAGTATCAATATTCGAACCAATCTATCACGATGGTGGAGATCCAATCTTTGTTCTTGATCAAATCAAGGATGATCGAGAGCAAGATAATTTTTGGACGGAAGAAATCGCTCTTAATGAAGCATTACATCGATTAGAAGGTCGTGAAAAGAAAATTCTATCGATGAGATTCTATGAAGGAAAAACACAAATGGAAGTAGCTGAAGAAATAGGTATCTCTCAAGCTCAAGTCTCAAGACTAGAAAAGGCTGCCATTAAGCAAGTGCAAAAGCACGTAAAAGTGTAA
- the sigE gene encoding RNA polymerase sporulation sigma factor SigE: protein MKMLISKIKYFVRLKYYQLLNLLGWKQDEIYYIGGSETLPPPLSRDEESYLLKKLSTGDKSVKAMLIERNLRLVVYIARKFENTGINIEDLVSIGAIGLIKAVNTFDPDKKIKLATYASRCIENEILMYLRKNNKIRTEVSFDEPLNVDWDGNELLLSDVLGTENDTVFKNIEDRVDKKLLYNALDKLSDRERVIMEMRFGLSGHEEKTQKDVADLLEISQSYISRLEKRIIGRLKKEFNKMI, encoded by the coding sequence ATGAAAATGCTAATCTCGAAAATCAAGTACTTCGTCAGACTTAAATACTACCAGCTTCTTAATTTACTGGGATGGAAACAAGATGAAATTTATTACATAGGTGGTAGTGAAACTTTGCCGCCTCCACTTTCAAGGGATGAAGAGTCCTATTTATTAAAGAAATTATCTACTGGTGATAAATCGGTTAAGGCAATGCTCATCGAGAGAAATTTAAGACTAGTAGTTTATATAGCTAGAAAATTTGAGAATACTGGAATTAACATTGAGGATTTAGTATCAATTGGTGCAATAGGTCTGATTAAAGCAGTCAATACTTTTGATCCAGATAAAAAAATTAAGCTAGCAACTTATGCATCTCGTTGCATAGAAAATGAAATACTTATGTACTTGCGTAAAAATAATAAAATTCGTACAGAAGTATCTTTCGATGAACCTTTGAATGTTGATTGGGATGGTAATGAATTGTTATTATCTGATGTTTTAGGAACTGAAAATGATACGGTATTTAAGAATATAGAAGATCGTGTTGATAAGAAATTACTATATAATGCGTTAGACAAACTTTCAGATAGGGAACGCGTCATAATGGAGATGCGCTTTGGGTTATCGGGGCATGAGGAGAAAACACAAAAAGATGTGGCGGACCTTCTGGAAATTTCACAATCATACATTTCTAGGCTAGAAAAACGGATAATTGGGCGTTTAAAGAAAGAATTTAACAAAATGATTTAA
- a CDS encoding RNA-binding protein, which yields MQGSFINHYKPDDHEFVKRTIHCIETVYNQVQSKLTDFVDPSKQKIITDLCNRYPNLQCIYQGAFPNAERKRALLLPEYWSYEAEDFQIRTFFIDLSTNSSFVKHGDYLGAILGLGIKREKIGDLVVHNTGAYVVTDFVIADYIELNLSQVNRYPALIHEVSFSELPIREQEFHYIENTVASLRLDNIIKMAYQMSRNKAVEVIQRGYVKYNWNVCEKVDHVIANDDVISVKGKDKIKIIAIGEPNKKGRIPVKIGRFM from the coding sequence ATGCAAGGTTCATTCATTAACCATTATAAACCTGACGATCATGAATTTGTTAAGCGCACGATTCATTGTATAGAAACTGTATACAATCAAGTTCAAAGTAAACTAACGGATTTTGTTGATCCATCAAAACAGAAAATTATCACAGATCTTTGTAATCGTTATCCTAATTTACAATGTATCTATCAAGGGGCTTTTCCAAATGCTGAAAGAAAGCGGGCTTTACTTCTTCCGGAATACTGGAGCTATGAAGCTGAAGACTTCCAGATACGTACCTTTTTTATAGATTTATCTACAAATAGCTCATTTGTTAAGCATGGTGATTACCTAGGAGCTATCTTAGGATTAGGGATTAAACGTGAGAAGATAGGTGATTTAGTCGTACATAATACAGGTGCATACGTTGTTACAGACTTTGTGATAGCCGATTATATTGAACTAAATCTAAGTCAAGTCAATCGATATCCTGCATTAATACATGAAGTTAGTTTCTCAGAATTACCAATACGAGAGCAAGAATTTCATTATATAGAGAACACAGTTGCTTCATTGCGCTTGGACAATATTATTAAAATGGCGTATCAAATGTCAAGGAATAAAGCGGTAGAAGTTATTCAAAGAGGTTATGTGAAATATAATTGGAATGTCTGCGAGAAAGTAGATCATGTAATCGCTAATGATGACGTTATTTCTGTAAAGGGCAAAGATAAAATAAAAATTATAGCAATAGGTGAACCAAACAAAAAAGGACGTATCCCTGTAAAAATCGGTCGATTTATGTAA
- the ileS gene encoding isoleucine--tRNA ligase yields MEYGKLLNLPLTDFPMRGNLPKKEPEIQSWWDEVNLYQKVQEHQAGKPKFILHDGPPYANGDIHLGHALNKVLKDIIVKCKTMQGYDAPYVPGWDTHGLPIEHAIIKKEKIDRHSIGIPDFRKKCEDYALSFVEKQKGQFRRLGVRGDWDNPYITLKPEYEAAQIQVFGDMANKGYIYKGKKPVYWCSDCETALAEAEIEYKDKTSKSIYVTFPIVDGKGIVSESDTFIVIWTTTPWTIPANMAIALHPDLEYTQIVANGKKYIVANELVKSVVETNHIQEYTTDGIWKGAELEGIIAKHPLFDRNSPLILGEHVTIEQGTGCVHTAPGHGVEDYQVGLKYNIEILAPIDNKGHFTAEAGQFAGAYYAKGNKLVIEALESVGALLSQGDIEHQYPHCWRCNGPVIYRATEQWFASIDGFRQQMLEEIKKVQWVPSWGEQRMHNMIADRGDWCISRQRVWGVPIPILYCEACNKEVISEETISIISGIFAKEGSQSWWTREAKDFMPEGYQCSCGHSTFRKEQDIMDVWFDSGSSHYAVAGQRENLAWPTDLYLEGSDQYRGWFNSSLSTAVATKGQAPYKAVLSHGWVVDGEGRKMSKSLGNGIDPLDVVDKMGSDILRLWVSSSEYKADVRISENILQQMGEVYRKVRNTFRFLLGNLSDFNVENHRVPYDQLEEIDQYASIRLQRLIEKTTNAYNRYDFHIVFHAIHNFCTIDLSAFYLDILKDRLYTNAPQSHSRRAAQTVIYDVLLTLVRLVTPILSHTAEEVWKYIPNMKELSPQMAEWPQYDAQKIDETIEQKWDQVVKVREEILKSLEIARQEKIIGKSLGAKVDLYPETDVYQLLKSIKDLDKVLIVSKVIVHETGTEAPDKAIALKGLHALISSAEGQECERCWIVTPEIGTKEEHPTLCPTCADTIRHY; encoded by the coding sequence ATGGAATATGGAAAGCTATTGAATTTGCCGTTAACAGACTTCCCAATGCGTGGGAATTTGCCTAAAAAAGAACCAGAAATACAAAGCTGGTGGGATGAGGTAAACCTGTATCAAAAGGTGCAAGAACATCAAGCAGGAAAACCGAAGTTTATCTTACATGACGGTCCACCATATGCCAATGGGGATATTCATTTAGGTCATGCCCTTAACAAAGTGCTTAAAGATATTATTGTAAAATGTAAAACAATGCAAGGATATGATGCACCATATGTTCCAGGGTGGGATACTCATGGTTTGCCAATTGAGCATGCGATTATTAAGAAGGAAAAAATCGATCGTCATTCTATCGGTATTCCAGATTTTAGAAAAAAATGCGAAGATTATGCGCTATCCTTTGTAGAAAAACAAAAAGGCCAGTTTCGCCGTTTAGGAGTACGTGGTGATTGGGATAATCCTTACATTACTTTAAAGCCAGAATATGAAGCTGCACAAATTCAAGTATTCGGAGATATGGCGAACAAAGGATATATATATAAGGGTAAAAAACCTGTATATTGGTGTTCTGATTGTGAAACAGCATTAGCAGAAGCAGAAATAGAATATAAAGATAAAACAAGTAAGTCCATTTATGTGACGTTTCCAATTGTGGATGGAAAGGGGATTGTCAGTGAATCAGATACCTTTATAGTCATTTGGACAACAACTCCATGGACAATCCCAGCGAACATGGCGATTGCTCTTCATCCAGATTTAGAATACACGCAAATTGTCGCGAATGGTAAAAAGTATATTGTTGCGAATGAACTTGTAAAGTCTGTGGTTGAAACGAATCATATTCAAGAATACACAACGGATGGAATCTGGAAAGGTGCTGAGCTGGAAGGTATAATCGCAAAGCATCCTCTATTTGATAGAAACTCACCGTTAATTCTTGGGGAACATGTTACGATTGAACAAGGAACAGGTTGCGTACACACGGCACCTGGACACGGGGTAGAAGACTACCAAGTGGGACTAAAATATAATATTGAAATTTTAGCTCCTATTGATAATAAAGGTCATTTCACTGCGGAGGCAGGCCAATTTGCCGGGGCTTACTACGCAAAAGGGAATAAGTTAGTCATTGAAGCGCTTGAATCTGTAGGTGCATTATTATCACAAGGTGATATCGAACATCAATATCCGCATTGCTGGAGATGTAATGGACCAGTTATTTATCGAGCGACTGAACAATGGTTTGCCTCTATAGATGGATTTAGACAACAAATGCTAGAGGAAATCAAAAAGGTTCAATGGGTTCCAAGCTGGGGAGAGCAGCGTATGCATAATATGATTGCTGACCGCGGTGATTGGTGCATTTCTAGACAACGTGTATGGGGCGTTCCAATCCCAATCTTGTATTGTGAAGCTTGTAATAAAGAAGTGATATCTGAAGAAACAATATCTATTATTTCGGGGATATTTGCTAAAGAAGGTTCACAATCGTGGTGGACACGAGAAGCAAAAGACTTTATGCCTGAAGGTTACCAGTGCAGTTGTGGACATTCTACTTTCCGTAAAGAACAGGATATTATGGACGTATGGTTTGACTCAGGTTCTAGTCACTATGCAGTTGCAGGTCAAAGGGAGAATCTAGCTTGGCCGACAGATTTGTACCTAGAAGGTTCGGATCAATATAGAGGATGGTTTAACTCATCATTATCTACTGCTGTTGCGACGAAAGGACAGGCGCCTTATAAGGCAGTACTTAGTCATGGTTGGGTTGTAGATGGTGAAGGACGTAAGATGTCTAAATCTTTAGGAAATGGTATTGATCCATTAGATGTTGTAGATAAAATGGGCTCCGACATTTTAAGATTATGGGTATCATCTTCAGAATATAAAGCGGATGTTAGGATATCAGAGAACATCCTTCAGCAAATGGGTGAAGTGTATCGCAAAGTACGTAATACTTTCCGATTCTTATTAGGAAATCTATCGGACTTTAACGTTGAGAACCATAGGGTTCCATACGATCAATTAGAGGAAATAGATCAATATGCAAGTATTCGTTTACAACGATTAATTGAGAAAACTACGAATGCTTATAATCGCTATGATTTTCATATTGTGTTCCATGCGATTCATAATTTCTGTACTATTGATTTGAGTGCATTCTATCTAGATATTCTGAAAGATAGACTGTATACCAATGCACCTCAATCCCACTCAAGAAGAGCTGCACAAACTGTTATTTATGATGTGTTACTGACCCTTGTACGTCTAGTAACTCCAATACTATCGCATACTGCAGAAGAGGTTTGGAAGTATATCCCGAACATGAAAGAGTTAAGTCCACAAATGGCAGAATGGCCGCAATATGATGCTCAAAAAATCGATGAAACAATTGAGCAGAAGTGGGACCAAGTAGTAAAAGTAAGGGAAGAAATCTTAAAGTCATTAGAAATTGCAAGACAAGAGAAAATTATCGGTAAATCACTCGGGGCCAAAGTGGACTTATATCCAGAAACAGATGTATATCAGCTTCTGAAGTCGATTAAAGATTTAGATAAGGTGCTTATCGTTTCTAAAGTTATTGTACATGAAACTGGCACAGAGGCACCTGATAAGGCAATTGCTTTAAAGGGATTACATGCATTGATATCTTCTGCTGAAGGACAAGAATGTGAAAGATGCTGGATTGTAACACCAGAGATCGGAACTAAGGAAGAACATCCGACTCTTTGTCCAACATGTGCAGATACAATAAGGCATTACTAA
- a CDS encoding YggT family protein, with protein MNRLAILDIVALLFRLYWYILIARIIMSWVPSLYHTKFGETVYNLTEPYLSMFRGFIPPISLGGGYLDVSPIIAFLAYHFIQVGALSIIRWILITIGFM; from the coding sequence GTGAATCGATTGGCGATCTTAGATATCGTAGCATTATTATTCCGGCTTTATTGGTATATTTTAATCGCGAGGATCATTATGTCTTGGGTACCTAGTTTGTATCACACGAAATTCGGAGAAACCGTATATAACTTAACAGAACCATATTTATCTATGTTTCGGGGCTTTATACCGCCGATATCTTTAGGTGGAGGATACTTGGATGTATCACCAATTATTGCATTTTTAGCGTATCATTTTATTCAAGTAGGTGCATTATCCATTATCCGATGGATCTTGATTACCATTGGATTCATGTAA
- a CDS encoding cell division protein SepF, with translation MSELLNKLFLFLGLADEDTSKKTSYDSEPYEGQEISRTRKQQVNQTKLPVKQEMRVIVAEPTNYDESIEIADKIKFSYPVVVNLHKSTIADQRRIIDFLSGTVYALGGNLQKLGPQIFLCYPENIEVEGRISQVLEEAQQQLNN, from the coding sequence GTGAGTGAACTATTAAATAAGCTATTCTTATTCTTAGGACTAGCAGACGAAGATACATCGAAAAAGACTTCCTATGACTCTGAGCCTTATGAAGGACAGGAAATTAGCCGTACAAGAAAACAACAAGTGAATCAAACGAAACTACCAGTAAAGCAGGAAATGAGAGTAATCGTAGCTGAACCAACAAATTACGATGAATCTATAGAAATAGCGGATAAAATTAAATTTTCCTACCCAGTTGTTGTGAATTTACACAAATCGACGATTGCTGACCAGAGGAGGATTATTGATTTTTTAAGTGGAACTGTGTATGCTTTAGGAGGTAACTTACAAAAACTTGGGCCACAGATATTCTTATGCTACCCAGAAAATATCGAAGTAGAAGGAAGAATTTCACAAGTTTTAGAAGAGGCGCAACAGCAGCTTAATAACTAG
- a CDS encoding DivIVA domain-containing protein produces MALTPLDISNKDFSRALRGYDIDEVNEFLDHVIKDFEALIKENRQLNDKLATLEEKQSHFEKLEDNLKKTIVVAHETSEEVRGNAKKEAKLIIREAEKNADRIINEAVMKSHKSMMEVQDLKNQAKVYRIRLKSLIEAQLELIDSGDWDDLDRIGANQEDND; encoded by the coding sequence ATGGCATTAACACCATTGGATATTAGCAATAAAGATTTTTCGCGCGCTTTACGCGGTTACGACATTGATGAAGTGAATGAGTTTCTCGATCATGTAATTAAAGATTTTGAAGCACTTATAAAAGAAAATAGACAATTAAATGACAAATTGGCAACTTTAGAAGAGAAACAAAGTCATTTCGAGAAACTTGAGGATAATCTTAAAAAAACAATCGTTGTTGCTCATGAGACTTCAGAAGAAGTTAGAGGCAATGCAAAGAAAGAAGCAAAGCTAATTATAAGAGAAGCTGAGAAGAATGCGGATCGCATTATTAATGAAGCTGTGATGAAATCTCATAAATCAATGATGGAAGTCCAAGACCTTAAGAATCAAGCGAAAGTGTATCGTATACGTTTAAAGTCTTTAATTGAAGCTCAATTAGAATTAATTGATAGTGGAGATTGGGATGATTTAGACCGAATAGGGGCAAATCAAGAAGATAACGATTAG